The Microbacter sp. GSS18 genome has a segment encoding these proteins:
- a CDS encoding DUF349 domain-containing protein translates to MTADAETTPESTTDEPWGRVDDDGTVSVREASGWRVVGQYPDGSPEEALAYFERKYADLAGEVGLLEVRHRRGGASAADLRKASRAVADKVTGAAAVGDLEALLARITALTSMLEAESETEAAAAREAVDEAVRERTALVEKAEALAARDPETVQWKQASAEMSALFDQWQAHQQNGPRLPRSTGQALWKRFRDARGILDKNRREFYAQLDEQHKVVRDRKTRLVERAEALAPQGEDGIGAYRDLLEQWKAAGRAGKKADDALWARFKTAGDALYSARTAREAADAEASREKIEIRKGLLEQARGIADVKDLTAARSQLTAIQRQWDDVGRIFPRDVERSLDDDLRKIENALRSREDADWKRNDPETKARANDMTRQLTDAIDKLEQELVEAEGRGDKKAIAAAKEALEARKAWLRALGG, encoded by the coding sequence GTGACTGCCGACGCAGAAACCACTCCCGAGTCCACCACCGACGAGCCCTGGGGCCGCGTCGACGACGACGGCACCGTCTCGGTGCGCGAAGCGTCCGGCTGGCGCGTCGTGGGTCAATACCCCGACGGGTCCCCGGAAGAGGCCCTGGCGTATTTCGAGCGGAAGTACGCCGATCTCGCCGGCGAGGTCGGACTCCTCGAGGTGCGGCACCGTCGTGGCGGCGCGTCCGCGGCAGACCTGCGCAAGGCGTCGCGCGCCGTCGCCGACAAGGTGACGGGAGCCGCCGCCGTGGGCGATCTCGAGGCGCTGCTGGCCCGCATCACCGCACTGACCTCGATGCTCGAGGCCGAGAGCGAGACCGAGGCCGCCGCAGCACGCGAGGCCGTCGACGAGGCGGTGCGCGAGCGCACCGCGCTGGTCGAGAAGGCCGAGGCCCTCGCCGCCCGCGACCCCGAGACCGTGCAGTGGAAGCAGGCGTCTGCCGAGATGTCGGCCCTGTTCGACCAGTGGCAGGCGCACCAGCAGAACGGGCCGCGCCTGCCCCGCTCGACCGGGCAGGCGCTGTGGAAGCGATTCCGCGATGCGCGCGGCATCCTCGACAAGAATCGCCGGGAGTTCTACGCGCAGCTCGACGAGCAGCACAAGGTCGTGCGCGACCGCAAGACGCGCCTGGTCGAGCGGGCCGAGGCGCTGGCTCCGCAGGGCGAGGACGGCATCGGCGCCTACCGCGATCTGCTCGAGCAGTGGAAGGCCGCCGGCCGCGCCGGCAAGAAGGCCGACGACGCACTGTGGGCGCGCTTCAAGACCGCCGGCGACGCCCTCTACTCCGCGCGCACCGCGCGCGAGGCCGCCGACGCCGAGGCGTCCCGCGAGAAGATCGAGATCCGCAAGGGCCTGCTCGAGCAGGCGCGCGGCATCGCCGATGTGAAGGACCTCACGGCGGCTCGTTCGCAGCTGACCGCGATCCAGCGTCAATGGGACGACGTCGGCCGGATCTTCCCGCGCGACGTGGAGCGCTCGCTCGACGACGATCTGCGCAAGATCGAGAATGCGCTGCGCTCCCGGGAGGACGCGGACTGGAAGCGCAACGATCCCGAGACCAAGGCGCGCGCCAACGACATGACGCGGCAGCTGACCGACGCCATCGACAAGCTCGAGCAGGAGCTCGTCGAGGCCGAGGGGCGCGGTGACAAGAAGGCGATCGCGGCGGCGAAGGAGGCGCTCGAGGCGCGCAAGGCCTGGCTGCGCGCGCTGGGCGGCTGA